A window from Photobacterium sp. DA100 encodes these proteins:
- a CDS encoding iron-containing alcohol dehydrogenase, with amino-acid sequence MDKFTYQNPTRIHFGEGQIAAIASDIPQDKKVLVIYGGGSIKKNGVYEQVEAALSEHNWGEFAGVEPNPQYDTLMKAVEKIKAEGFDFLLAVGGGSVIDGTKFIAAAAAYQGEDPWNILAQQHPVESALPLACVLTLPATGSESNMGSVVSRGKDKLAFMSPKVQPLFAVLDPTTTLSLSPRQVANGVVDAYVHVMEQYLTFPANAKVQDRFAEGLLLNLIEEGPKALATPDDLDVRANIMWTATQALNGLIGVGVPQDWTTHMIGHELTGNYGIDHARTLSIVLPAVMKERRADKEGKLLQYAERVFGINEGSSDERIDQAIAKTIAFFKQMEVPTSLSDVELGTADIDTLVASLEKHGMKALGERGNITIKDSRAILEAAL; translated from the coding sequence ATGGACAAGTTCACTTACCAGAACCCTACCCGTATTCATTTTGGCGAAGGCCAGATCGCAGCCATTGCCAGCGATATTCCACAAGATAAAAAAGTCTTGGTGATTTACGGCGGCGGTTCTATCAAGAAAAACGGTGTATATGAGCAAGTAGAGGCAGCCCTGAGCGAACATAACTGGGGTGAGTTTGCCGGTGTAGAGCCTAACCCTCAGTACGACACGCTGATGAAAGCAGTAGAAAAAATCAAAGCCGAAGGGTTTGATTTCTTGCTTGCCGTCGGTGGCGGTTCGGTGATCGACGGCACGAAATTCATTGCTGCGGCAGCCGCTTACCAGGGCGAAGACCCATGGAATATTCTGGCTCAGCAGCACCCGGTAGAAAGTGCCCTGCCACTGGCGTGTGTGCTGACACTGCCGGCAACTGGCTCAGAGAGCAACATGGGCTCGGTCGTTTCTCGCGGCAAAGACAAACTGGCGTTCATGTCCCCCAAAGTGCAGCCATTGTTCGCGGTACTGGACCCTACGACCACGCTGAGCCTGTCCCCTCGCCAGGTAGCCAACGGGGTTGTGGATGCCTATGTTCACGTGATGGAGCAGTACCTGACCTTCCCGGCCAACGCCAAGGTTCAGGACCGCTTTGCAGAAGGCCTGCTGCTGAACCTTATCGAAGAGGGACCCAAAGCCCTCGCGACTCCTGATGACCTCGATGTTCGAGCCAACATCATGTGGACGGCGACCCAGGCACTCAACGGTTTGATTGGTGTCGGTGTCCCACAAGACTGGACCACCCACATGATCGGCCATGAGCTAACCGGCAACTACGGTATCGATCACGCACGCACCCTAAGTATTGTTCTACCTGCGGTAATGAAAGAGCGCCGAGCTGACAAGGAAGGGAAGTTGCTGCAGTATGCAGAGCGCGTATTTGGTATCAATGAAGGTTCAAGTGACGAACGTATCGACCAAGCAATTGCAAAGACCATTGCTTTCTTCAAGCAGATGGAAGTACCGACAAGCTTGAGCGATGTTGAGCTCGGCACTGCCGATATCGATACCCTGGTCGCCAGCCTTGAAAAACATGGCATGAAAGCGCTGGGCGAGCGCGGCAATATTACCATCAAAGACAGCCGCGCCATTCTGGAAGCGGCCCTGTAA
- a CDS encoding AraC family transcriptional regulator — protein MDSVAGSVSKRCLERGEELCDYYGLGADSGIVELEVPGIRLFRINQYHKMTPQMYQQGVVVILQGNKIGHLNDYRFEYDTDHCLIVATPYPIACETFASPEAPLIGLDIDFDLTIIQELVDALEQHQHSEMPKAQDNGRGVAVTKITPEIRDCLCRLLGCLKDPLDARVLGQQLLREFYYQLLKSEQGYLLAQYCKQDSALSRVSRVISHVQSHYDQKLAINELADMAGMSVSAFHRAFKQVVTDPPLQYIKKIRLNKAKTLMSQEGMPANVAALRVGYESPTQFSREFKRYFGVPPSQASHIGLS, from the coding sequence ATGGATTCTGTTGCAGGTTCTGTCTCTAAAAGGTGTCTAGAAAGAGGCGAAGAGCTGTGTGATTACTATGGCTTAGGAGCAGACTCAGGCATTGTCGAGCTGGAGGTTCCAGGGATCAGGCTGTTTAGGATCAACCAGTATCACAAGATGACACCACAAATGTACCAGCAGGGAGTAGTCGTCATCTTGCAGGGCAATAAAATTGGTCACTTGAATGATTACCGCTTTGAGTATGACACTGACCATTGCCTGATTGTGGCAACGCCATATCCTATTGCCTGCGAAACTTTTGCCTCGCCCGAAGCGCCGTTAATCGGTTTGGATATTGATTTTGATCTCACCATTATTCAAGAGCTTGTCGATGCACTCGAGCAGCACCAGCATAGCGAAATGCCAAAAGCTCAGGATAATGGCCGCGGTGTAGCGGTGACGAAAATCACCCCTGAAATTCGAGATTGCCTGTGTCGCCTTTTGGGGTGCCTGAAAGATCCGCTAGATGCCCGCGTGCTGGGCCAACAGTTATTGCGTGAGTTCTATTACCAATTGCTTAAAAGTGAGCAGGGGTATTTGCTGGCGCAATATTGTAAGCAAGATAGTGCGTTGTCACGGGTGAGCCGGGTGATCTCCCATGTCCAGTCACATTACGATCAGAAGTTGGCGATTAACGAGTTGGCAGACATGGCCGGGATGAGTGTCTCGGCCTTTCATCGCGCTTTCAAGCAGGTCGTTACCGATCCTCCGTTGCAATACATAAAGAAAATACGGCTCAACAAGGCAAAAACCCTAATGTCGCAAGAGGGTATGCCAGCCAATGTTGCTGCCTTGAGAGTAGGGTATGAGAGCCCAACCCAGTTCAGTCGCGAGTTTAAGCGCTATTTTGGCGTACCGCCAAGTCAGGCTTCTCATATCGGACTGTCTTGA
- a CDS encoding porin family protein, which produces MKKYAVVSTLLLSTFAAAPVLANTTDWFVGGGVGYQNDAVKQDFGNSQLTSSKNAEGMTYQLRGGVVINDQHRVMGTYSYFSDDVNGLLGERKQTQNMFLASYDYLIPVHQNINLFAGVSAGFADNEFKNKATGFTADSTDFVWGGQVGAQYKINNNWSTDLTYRLLDQDYDKLGNEVDYTQQVVWSVDYKF; this is translated from the coding sequence ATGAAAAAGTATGCAGTAGTATCAACCCTTCTTCTTTCTACTTTTGCGGCTGCTCCTGTATTGGCTAACACAACAGATTGGTTTGTCGGTGGTGGTGTCGGTTATCAAAATGATGCGGTTAAGCAAGACTTTGGTAATTCGCAACTGACATCATCCAAGAATGCTGAAGGTATGACTTACCAGCTGCGTGGTGGTGTGGTAATTAACGATCAACACCGTGTGATGGGTACTTACAGCTACTTCAGTGATGATGTAAATGGCTTGCTGGGCGAGCGCAAGCAGACTCAAAACATGTTCTTGGCCTCGTATGATTATCTGATCCCTGTTCACCAAAATATTAATCTTTTTGCCGGTGTGTCTGCTGGTTTTGCGGATAATGAATTCAAAAACAAGGCTACCGGCTTTACGGCTGACTCTACAGACTTTGTTTGGGGTGGTCAGGTCGGTGCACAATATAAGATCAATAATAACTGGTCGACTGACTTAACTTACCGTCTACTTGATCAAGACTATGACAAGCTAGGTAATGAAGTTGACTACACTCAACAAGTTGTCTGGTCTGTAGATTACAAATTTTAA
- a CDS encoding porin family protein, whose product MKKITAISTLALAVMAASPAFAADTQWFVGGGVGYQEDNVKGANAQNGEDATYQLRGGAIMNDHHRVMGTYSYMDKSSQNMFLASYDYLMPVHQKVNLFAGVSAGVSDSKISGSSSTDFVWGGQVGAMFEINDNWSTDLTYRYLDQDYSKNDTKIDYSQQVVWSVDYRF is encoded by the coding sequence ATGAAAAAGATCACAGCAATCTCGACGTTGGCATTGGCAGTTATGGCAGCATCTCCAGCATTCGCCGCTGATACTCAGTGGTTCGTGGGTGGCGGTGTGGGTTACCAGGAAGATAACGTAAAAGGTGCCAATGCCCAAAACGGTGAAGATGCAACTTACCAGCTACGTGGTGGTGCCATCATGAACGATCATCACCGTGTTATGGGTACGTACAGCTACATGGACAAGTCATCACAGAATATGTTCTTGGCATCATACGACTACCTTATGCCAGTTCACCAGAAGGTGAACCTATTTGCCGGTGTGTCTGCTGGTGTGTCTGACAGCAAGATCAGCGGTAGCAGCTCAACAGATTTCGTCTGGGGTGGCCAAGTGGGTGCAATGTTTGAAATCAATGACAACTGGTCGACCGACTTGACTTACCGCTACCTAGACCAGGATTACAGCAAGAACGACACCAAGATCGACTACTCTCAGCAAGTCGTCTGGTCGGTTGACTACCGCTTCTAA
- a CDS encoding AraC family transcriptional regulator: protein MPLPESQFQAAFVRSIFFKPFIRALDKHYGITPDDLGVPLKLLNEPMTLVPFSDLNQKMAELEAVLGDQAYLSRMARDLNFSNMDHLGEWFLSTPELALSFRRINYGTSCLQSGASFHGELSGKIIKWTYDNHFSSGRGRFQDSLRIAAMFTNTLRYFMGESYHPLTVELSGPPCGNGELETFFGADIRWNAPSTRVWLDISILEHGNTFPFEVTRPMMLTNLELDEFLNMPQPHDAAKMMYEMINYSRFYGYPSLDFVAQRFNLSRQQLQRRLHQFGWSFSTITSYVLCNQAIKYMQADLSIKDIARELGYNNVQSFSKAFQRQRGQTPTQYKEKLMERSRSRRL, encoded by the coding sequence ATGCCATTGCCTGAATCACAATTCCAAGCAGCCTTTGTTCGCTCTATTTTCTTCAAACCGTTTATTCGTGCCCTTGACAAGCATTACGGGATAACACCCGACGATTTGGGCGTACCGCTTAAATTGCTCAATGAGCCCATGACCTTGGTACCATTTTCCGATCTCAACCAAAAAATGGCAGAACTAGAAGCGGTGCTTGGTGATCAGGCTTACCTCAGTCGAATGGCGAGAGACCTCAATTTCAGTAATATGGATCATCTTGGCGAATGGTTTCTCTCAACCCCGGAGCTTGCCCTCTCCTTTCGCCGGATCAATTACGGTACTTCTTGCCTGCAGTCTGGCGCGAGCTTTCACGGTGAATTATCGGGCAAGATCATCAAATGGACCTATGACAACCACTTCTCTTCCGGGCGAGGGCGGTTTCAGGACAGTTTGCGCATAGCGGCGATGTTCACCAATACCTTACGCTACTTTATGGGAGAGAGTTATCACCCGTTAACCGTCGAGCTAAGCGGTCCACCTTGCGGTAACGGCGAGTTAGAAACGTTTTTCGGTGCCGATATCCGCTGGAATGCACCATCAACCCGGGTATGGTTAGATATCTCTATCTTGGAGCACGGCAATACCTTCCCATTTGAAGTTACTCGTCCGATGATGCTGACTAACCTTGAGCTCGATGAGTTCCTCAATATGCCACAGCCCCATGACGCAGCCAAAATGATGTATGAGATGATCAACTACTCGCGTTTCTATGGGTATCCTAGCTTAGACTTTGTTGCACAGCGGTTCAACTTGTCCAGACAGCAACTCCAGCGCCGTCTCCACCAGTTTGGCTGGAGCTTCAGCACTATCACTAGCTATGTTCTGTGCAATCAAGCCATCAAATATATGCAAGCTGATTTAAGCATCAAGGACATCGCAAGAGAGCTCGGCTATAACAATGTCCAAAGTTTTAGCAAGGCCTTCCAACGCCAGCGGGGACAAACACCGACCCAGTATAAAGAAAAACTGATGGAGAGAAGCCGCAGCAGAAGGCTGTAG
- a CDS encoding efflux RND transporter periplasmic adaptor subunit, which produces MLEGLAVWALFIYLLRLVGMPWNKFTKAFSYLGGAGWLVFVWIGLITFAPMDMSGGSVVQSPHIQLRPGSTKIKGHVDEILVRPNEKVKKGQLVYTLDDEQYQIALNKAQTQLDSANVALSISQEDVLIAEQNHYAALKDIEIASNEIEAAREDLEWKETTLRRYQKQNKAVKHTITETQMDEQQTAVDVARTKLVTLQSQLDKAKVSAHRAKLDFEKAGLSVESRKVDVANKLEDVAQAQWNLDNTRVYAPADGYLTNFIMREGQYVGVMPRIQMYTDEKYVLMRVNHQAIRNVKVGQQAEFASPVYPGKVFSAEVEGIIEATGEAQGSLLARDDNVRQMTGKNALNKHHFVRLKLTEPGDYDIPVGSVGLAWISAEKPIDFLAFLDVIRGIIIRMKSQIYFIWSM; this is translated from the coding sequence ATGCTTGAGGGTTTAGCGGTATGGGCACTCTTTATCTATCTCCTGCGTCTCGTGGGGATGCCCTGGAATAAATTTACCAAAGCATTTTCCTATCTTGGTGGTGCAGGCTGGTTGGTATTTGTCTGGATTGGATTGATCACTTTTGCGCCGATGGATATGTCTGGCGGCTCGGTTGTTCAGTCACCGCATATTCAGCTGCGCCCGGGGTCGACCAAAATCAAAGGACATGTGGACGAGATTTTGGTTCGTCCCAACGAGAAGGTGAAGAAAGGGCAGTTGGTTTACACCCTGGATGACGAGCAATACCAGATTGCCCTCAATAAAGCCCAGACTCAGTTGGATTCGGCCAACGTCGCGCTGTCCATTTCGCAAGAAGATGTGCTCATCGCAGAGCAAAACCACTACGCGGCTCTTAAAGATATCGAGATCGCTTCCAATGAAATTGAAGCTGCCAGGGAAGATTTGGAATGGAAAGAAACGACGCTACGTCGCTACCAGAAACAGAACAAGGCCGTTAAGCACACTATTACCGAGACTCAGATGGATGAGCAGCAAACTGCGGTGGATGTTGCAAGGACCAAACTTGTGACGCTGCAATCTCAGCTCGATAAAGCCAAGGTGTCGGCACATCGTGCCAAGCTGGACTTCGAGAAAGCGGGGCTGTCTGTCGAAAGCCGCAAAGTGGATGTGGCCAACAAACTGGAAGATGTTGCCCAGGCGCAGTGGAATTTGGATAACACTCGGGTGTATGCACCTGCGGATGGCTACCTGACTAACTTTATTATGCGCGAAGGCCAGTATGTCGGTGTGATGCCGCGGATCCAGATGTATACCGACGAAAAGTATGTCTTGATGCGGGTAAACCACCAGGCGATCCGAAATGTGAAGGTCGGGCAGCAAGCGGAGTTTGCTTCTCCGGTCTATCCGGGCAAGGTGTTCAGTGCTGAGGTTGAGGGCATTATTGAAGCGACTGGCGAGGCCCAGGGGAGCTTGCTGGCAAGAGATGACAATGTTCGCCAGATGACAGGGAAAAATGCGCTGAATAAACACCATTTTGTCCGCTTGAAGCTGACAGAGCCTGGCGACTATGACATTCCGGTTGGCTCGGTTGGCCTAGCGTGGATAAGTGCAGAAAAGCCGATTGACTTCTTGGCTTTCTTAGATGTTATTCGCGGCATTATCATCCGCATGAAATCCCAGATTTACTTCATCTGGTCGATGTAA
- a CDS encoding cation:proton antiporter yields MPIDLAPIIFELCAIIISAAILGTLFLYASQPIILAYIAAGVIIGPHGFNLVPHPEHITQIGNIGVILLLFLIGLNLQPNKLLNLFKESAIITLGTCAFFFTITLLFCLAIQLSLLDAVICAAALMFSSTVIGLKLIPTTTLHHQRMGEVITSILLVQDIIAISVIIFLNMNSGNAMLVGFLLMLGKFVAICTLAFIGVRYIIFPLFRRFDVIQEYSFLATLAWCFFWAELSHQVGLSYESGAFIAGISIATSRVSQAISVHLKPLREFFLILFFFAIGARMNFSDWNIYTFFGLAFGALLVAIKYWGFAFALKLAREKPTMQHELSARLSQASEFSFLVAYAAMISGILSIEATLFIQMATITTFIISTYWVVNRFPTPISTVKKLRKD; encoded by the coding sequence ATGCCGATTGATCTAGCACCGATAATCTTTGAACTATGTGCGATTATTATCAGCGCAGCTATCCTCGGTACGCTTTTTTTATATGCCAGCCAACCCATTATCCTGGCCTACATTGCAGCCGGTGTTATTATCGGCCCCCACGGCTTCAACCTAGTCCCTCACCCCGAGCACATCACCCAAATTGGCAATATTGGCGTCATCTTGCTGCTATTCCTCATCGGCCTCAACCTGCAGCCCAACAAGCTACTTAACCTGTTCAAAGAGAGTGCGATCATTACGCTCGGTACCTGCGCTTTCTTCTTTACCATCACCCTTTTGTTCTGCTTGGCAATTCAACTGTCGCTGCTCGATGCAGTGATCTGCGCAGCAGCATTGATGTTTTCCAGTACGGTCATTGGCTTGAAGTTAATACCAACAACGACGTTGCATCATCAGCGGATGGGTGAGGTGATCACCAGCATCTTGCTGGTCCAGGACATCATCGCGATCAGTGTGATTATCTTTCTCAATATGAATAGTGGCAACGCCATGTTGGTCGGCTTTTTATTGATGCTGGGGAAGTTCGTCGCGATCTGTACGTTGGCATTCATTGGCGTGCGCTATATTATCTTTCCCCTTTTCAGAAGGTTCGACGTGATACAGGAATACAGCTTCCTGGCAACCCTCGCGTGGTGCTTCTTCTGGGCTGAACTAAGCCACCAGGTGGGTTTATCTTATGAAAGCGGAGCGTTCATTGCCGGGATTTCGATTGCGACCAGCCGGGTATCCCAAGCGATTTCTGTCCATTTAAAGCCGCTGCGTGAGTTCTTCCTGATCTTGTTCTTCTTTGCTATTGGCGCAAGGATGAATTTCAGCGACTGGAATATCTATACCTTCTTTGGCCTGGCATTTGGCGCATTGCTGGTGGCTATCAAATACTGGGGGTTCGCCTTTGCATTGAAGCTCGCTCGGGAAAAACCCACAATGCAACATGAACTGAGCGCTAGACTCAGCCAAGCCAGTGAGTTTTCCTTTCTGGTTGCCTATGCCGCCATGATCAGCGGCATATTGTCGATAGAAGCCACCCTGTTTATCCAAATGGCCACCATAACCACCTTTATCATCTCGACCTACTGGGTGGTAAACCGCTTTCCCACCCCAATCTCTACGGTCAAGAAACTCCGCAAAGATTAG
- a CDS encoding MurR/RpiR family transcriptional regulator: protein MKCDFPSNFICHDSMKDNLDLKTYKQLAEQLKPFTESETNLHNYIVTHFEELTYYGIIDLAQKAKISKATIGRYLNKLGFTGYAAFKRALKKDPGLNTIVSPIDASKASKASKASKSKATTLPIDTKDEVQRYVGNVSKLIEQFSHELNVRELELLAALIADKNRTIYVVGPASSRALAIHFSTLLKYSRAEVVLLPLDRGELPKALLGVKQQDVLVAFSYYRFNPVVIDITRFFNSKQAHVTVITNTQSNPYGKYSNMQYVLPSDVDSIFHSRTIGFLFIELLLFLVQKQTEGDDNFEELEGLFKFFGTFSSIDF, encoded by the coding sequence GTGAAATGTGATTTCCCATCGAACTTTATTTGTCATGACAGTATGAAAGACAACCTTGATCTGAAAACATATAAGCAGCTCGCTGAGCAGTTGAAGCCTTTTACAGAATCAGAAACCAACCTTCACAATTATATTGTCACTCATTTTGAAGAGCTGACTTACTACGGCATCATCGACCTCGCTCAAAAAGCCAAAATAAGCAAGGCGACCATAGGCCGATACTTGAACAAGCTTGGTTTCACCGGCTACGCTGCCTTCAAAAGAGCACTCAAAAAAGATCCCGGTTTAAATACGATTGTCTCCCCCATCGATGCCAGCAAAGCCAGCAAAGCCAGCAAAGCCAGTAAATCCAAAGCAACAACTTTGCCGATAGATACGAAAGATGAAGTCCAGCGCTACGTTGGCAACGTCAGCAAGCTTATCGAGCAATTCTCCCATGAGCTCAACGTCAGGGAGCTTGAGCTCCTAGCCGCATTAATTGCGGATAAAAATAGAACCATCTATGTCGTTGGCCCGGCTTCATCACGAGCATTGGCTATTCATTTCTCAACCCTATTGAAATACAGTCGCGCTGAAGTCGTATTGCTGCCACTTGATAGGGGCGAATTACCCAAAGCTCTTCTCGGGGTTAAACAGCAAGATGTTTTAGTCGCCTTTTCGTACTATCGGTTCAACCCTGTGGTTATCGATATCACTCGGTTCTTCAACAGTAAACAGGCCCATGTCACTGTGATCACTAACACCCAGTCCAACCCGTATGGTAAATACAGCAACATGCAGTATGTCTTGCCCAGTGATGTTGACTCAATTTTCCACAGCCGCACTATCGGGTTCTTGTTTATCGAGTTACTGCTGTTTCTGGTACAGAAGCAAACGGAAGGAGATGATAACTTTGAAGAATTAGAAGGGTTATTCAAGTTCTTCGGCACTTTCTCCTCGATTGATTTTTGA
- the dcuC gene encoding C4-dicarboxylate transporter DcuC has product MVALLALPIVFGAGYLIVKKYNTQAVLFGSGILMMIIGAVAGGSEFLPKGVNSSGATVVDFFLVIQSISSSTLAKLGLIIMAVGGFSKYMGHIGAANALVKVTTKPLSAINNPYVILALTYILGQFLNVFIPSAVGLAMLLLVALYPVLVGIGCTPASVAAVLATTACLDLGPASGASNKAAEVIGIDAASYFIQHQLFVGICTAVVIAVLHFVCQKWFDKRDAKKGVNYELNTKEDTAREAPLWFAILPALPLVLLLTFSKFAITAIKIDVVTAMFISLAVAMLCDYIYSKDGRAVASSLKVYLQGMGDVFAGVVSLIIAAQTFVVGLKAIGFISGLLGLAAHLGFGYTMMVSMLVAIIGITALLSGSGNAAFFSFSNLAPDVATQVGVSTAALALPMQLSAGIFRSFSPVAGVVIACAGVAGIPPTELVKRTAIPMMGGLLTVLLITFIGA; this is encoded by the coding sequence ATGGTTGCTCTACTCGCACTGCCCATTGTTTTTGGTGCAGGTTATTTGATAGTGAAGAAATACAACACTCAGGCTGTGCTGTTTGGCTCGGGTATCTTGATGATGATTATTGGCGCTGTTGCTGGCGGCTCTGAATTTTTGCCCAAAGGGGTCAATAGCTCTGGCGCCACAGTCGTGGACTTCTTCTTGGTGATCCAATCAATTAGCTCATCCACATTGGCCAAGTTGGGGTTGATCATCATGGCTGTTGGCGGCTTTTCCAAGTATATGGGCCATATCGGTGCGGCCAATGCGTTGGTGAAAGTTACTACCAAGCCGCTTTCGGCGATCAACAACCCGTATGTGATTCTGGCGCTGACCTACATCCTGGGGCAGTTCCTCAATGTGTTCATACCGAGTGCGGTTGGTTTGGCTATGTTGCTGCTTGTTGCCTTGTATCCGGTATTGGTAGGTATTGGCTGTACACCGGCATCGGTTGCCGCCGTGCTGGCGACGACCGCTTGTCTTGACTTGGGGCCAGCTTCCGGTGCATCGAACAAGGCGGCAGAAGTGATTGGCATTGATGCGGCTTCGTATTTTATTCAGCACCAGCTCTTTGTGGGAATCTGTACGGCTGTGGTTATCGCCGTGCTGCATTTTGTGTGTCAGAAATGGTTTGACAAGCGTGATGCAAAAAAAGGCGTTAACTACGAGCTTAATACCAAGGAAGATACCGCGCGCGAAGCTCCGCTGTGGTTTGCTATTCTTCCAGCCTTGCCTTTAGTTTTGCTGCTGACGTTCAGTAAGTTCGCGATCACCGCAATTAAAATCGATGTGGTGACCGCCATGTTTATTAGCTTGGCCGTCGCTATGCTGTGCGATTATATCTATTCGAAAGACGGTAGAGCCGTCGCTTCCTCTCTCAAGGTGTACCTTCAGGGGATGGGGGATGTGTTTGCAGGGGTGGTATCGCTGATTATTGCGGCACAGACTTTTGTGGTAGGTTTAAAGGCTATTGGGTTTATTTCCGGCCTGCTGGGTTTAGCGGCACACCTTGGCTTTGGGTACACTATGATGGTGAGTATGCTGGTTGCCATAATCGGTATTACCGCACTTCTGTCAGGCTCAGGCAATGCGGCCTTCTTCAGCTTTTCGAACTTGGCACCGGATGTCGCCACTCAAGTTGGTGTCTCTACTGCCGCTTTGGCACTGCCAATGCAGCTATCAGCGGGTATTTTCCGTTCCTTCTCGCCTGTTGCCGGTGTCGTTATTGCCTGCGCTGGAGTGGCTGGTATCCCACCAACGGAGTTGGTCAAGCGTACCGCAATTCCAATGATGGGGGGATTGCTGACCGTTCTTCTCATTACATTTATTGGCGCTTAG
- a CDS encoding adenylosuccinate lyase family protein, whose amino-acid sequence MPGSNVSVFDSTLYSPLFTQKDMKRIWSDDNLIQTWLTFESSIARVQAELGLIPQQAVTSIEQVCVTGNIDWVRLAQDTQSVGMAIKPLVDQLTEQGDDYVKKYLHWGCTTQDLLDTSLAMRVKQTLDLVRTQLVSLGDQLEGMALTHKQTVMVARTNAMDALPTTWGLQVSSYLQEVTRHIVRLDELYPRAITGMYGGAVGNLSSIGPQGLAVRSGLFSALGLTEPRGLANASLDNIAELIQFFALVHGTLCRIANDTETMGRASIAEVREGEAGGGSSTMPHKANPRAANMIQTLSRMGWMYAGSAPNLMDQHDVRSASMRVLNWSLVPESSLAVSTALERALRLVANLVVNKQRMRDNFEASRNFIMSEAVMMKVADKAGRGEGYRRVQAAIAKAPAEGSLAEVLKQDAAVCAMLSPQEIDEACKPQHYLGCNEALIDETIAQYRQVVG is encoded by the coding sequence ATGCCCGGTTCAAATGTCTCTGTTTTTGACTCAACCCTTTATTCCCCGCTTTTTACCCAAAAGGATATGAAGCGGATATGGTCTGACGATAACCTTATCCAAACTTGGCTAACTTTCGAGAGCAGTATTGCCAGGGTTCAGGCTGAACTTGGGCTCATTCCGCAGCAGGCTGTCACCTCGATAGAGCAGGTTTGTGTTACCGGCAATATCGACTGGGTTCGGTTGGCGCAGGATACCCAGTCGGTCGGCATGGCAATCAAACCTTTGGTTGATCAGCTCACAGAGCAAGGTGATGATTACGTTAAAAAGTACCTGCACTGGGGCTGTACAACCCAGGACTTGCTGGATACCAGCTTGGCAATGCGGGTAAAGCAAACGCTGGACTTGGTTCGTACCCAGCTAGTTAGTTTGGGCGATCAGCTTGAAGGCATGGCCCTTACCCACAAGCAAACCGTGATGGTGGCGAGGACCAATGCGATGGACGCCTTGCCAACCACCTGGGGGCTGCAGGTAAGCAGTTATTTGCAGGAAGTGACCCGGCACATTGTTCGTCTTGATGAGCTATACCCGCGTGCAATCACCGGCATGTACGGCGGGGCGGTGGGTAACCTATCGTCGATTGGTCCGCAGGGGCTGGCGGTGCGAAGTGGATTGTTTTCTGCTCTTGGTCTGACTGAGCCTAGAGGGCTGGCTAATGCCAGTTTGGATAATATTGCCGAGCTGATCCAGTTCTTTGCATTGGTGCACGGCACCCTGTGCCGGATCGCCAACGATACCGAAACCATGGGGCGGGCCTCGATTGCGGAGGTTCGAGAAGGCGAGGCTGGCGGTGGCTCAAGCACCATGCCGCACAAAGCCAACCCGCGAGCCGCCAATATGATCCAAACCCTATCGCGTATGGGCTGGATGTACGCTGGCAGTGCGCCAAACCTGATGGATCAGCATGATGTCCGTTCTGCCTCGATGCGGGTGCTGAACTGGAGTTTGGTGCCGGAGTCGTCATTGGCGGTCTCCACTGCACTGGAACGGGCCCTGCGGTTGGTAGCGAACCTTGTCGTCAACAAGCAGCGGATGCGTGACAACTTCGAAGCCTCCCGCAACTTTATCATGTCGGAAGCGGTGATGATGAAAGTGGCCGATAAAGCCGGCCGAGGCGAAGGCTATCGCAGGGTACAAGCCGCCATTGCGAAGGCACCCGCAGAGGGAAGTCTGGCAGAGGTACTGAAACAAGACGCGGCGGTTTGTGCCATGCTATCACCGCAAGAAATTGATGAGGCCTGCAAGCCGCAACATTACCTCGGTTGCAATGAGGCGCTTATCGACGAGACGATTGCACAATATCGTCAGGTAGTGGGTTAA